DNA from Longimicrobium sp.:
ACCGTGGCCCGAAAATAGTCTGCAACCATGGATCGGAACATGAAGTGTTGTCAAGGAATTCCGTGAGCTTTTCATGCATAGCGGCTACAACGTGATGAGGGTGGTAACGAGAGCCGTGAAAAAAGGACCGGCGGAGAGCCTGAAGCCCTCCGCCGGTCTTTTCATCCACCGAATCCGTTCAGCCGTGAGGACCGCCGGGCTTAGTACATATCCCCCATGCCGCCGCCGCCCGGCATCGCCGGGGCCTTCTCCTTCTCCGGGCGCTCGACCACCACGCTCTCGGTGGTCAGCAGCAGGCCCGCGATGGAGGCGGCGTTCTGCAGCGCGGTGCGCGTGACCTTGGTGGGGTCGATCACGCCGCTCTGCACCAGGTCCTCGTACTCATCGGTGCGCGCGTTGTAGCCGAAGTTGCGGTTCTCGTTCTCGCGCACCTTGGCCACCACGATCGAGCCCTCCACGCCCGCGTTCTGCACGATCTGGCGGATGGGCTCCTCCAGCGCGCGCTCCACGATGCGGACGCCGATGTTCTCGTCGTCGTCGTCCAGCCGCACCTCCTTCAGCGCGGCCTGGGCGCGCAGCAGCGCCACGCCGCCGCCGGGAACGATCCCCTCCTCCACCGCCGCGCGCGTCGCGTGCAGGGCGTCTTCCACGCGCGCCTTCTTCTCCTTCATCTCCGTCTCGGTGGCGGCGCCCACGTTGATCACCGCCACGCCGCCGGCCAGCTTGGCCAGCCGCTCCTGCAGCTTCTCGCGGTCGTAGTCGCTGGTCGACTTGTCGATCGCGGCGCGGATCTCCTTGATGCGCCCCTGGATGGCCTCGCCCTGCCCGGCGCCGTCCACCAGCGTGGTGTTGTCCTTGTCCACCACGATGCGCTTGGCGCGGCCCAGGTCGCTCAGCACCGCGTTCTCCAGCTTGAAGCCGACCTCTTCGCTGATCACCTGGCCGCCGGTGAGCACCGCGATGTCCTGCAGCATGGCCTTGCGGCGGTCACCGAAGCCCGGCGCCTTCACCGCGCACACCTTCAGCGTGCCGCGCAGCTTGTTCACCACCAGCGTGGCCAGCGCCTCGCCCTCCACGTCCTCGGCGATGATCAGGAGCGGGCGGCCCATCTGCGCCACCTTCTCCAGCACCGGGAGGAGGTCCTTCATGCTGCTGATCTTCTTGTCGTGGATCAGGATCAGCGCGTCCTCGAGCACCGCCTCCATGCGGTCGGGGTCGGTGATGAAGTACGGCGACAGGTAGCCGCGGTCGAACTGCATCCCCTCCACCGTCTCCAGCGTGGTCTCGAGCCCCTTGGCCTCCTCGACCGTGATCACGCCGTCCTTGCCCACCTTCTCCATCGCGTCGGCGATGAGGTTGCCGATCTCCTCGTCGCTGTTGGCCGAGATGGTGCCCACCTGGGCGATCTCGCGCTTGCCGGCGGTCTCCACCGACATCGCCTTCAGCTCGGCGATCACCTTCTCCACCGCCTTGTCGATGCCGCGCTTCAGCGACATCGGGTTGGCGCCGGCGGTCACGTTCTTCAGCCCCTCGCGGAACACGGCCTGGGCGAGAACCGTCGCGGTGGTGGTGCCGTCGCCGGCCAGGTCGCTGGTCTTGGTGGCGACCTCCTTCACCATCTGCGCGCCCATGTTCTCGATCGGGTGGTCGAGCTCGACCTCCTTCGCCACCGTCACCCCGTCCTTGGTGATCAGCGGCGAGCCGAACTTGCGGTCGATCACCACGTTGCGGCCCTTGGGGCCCAGCGTGACCTTCACGGCCTCGGCCAGCTGGTCCACGCCCTTCTTGAGCGCGGCGCGGGCGTCGACGCCGAACGTCAGCTCTTTGGCAGCCATTGGTTCAATCTCCTCCTGGAGAGTTCAGTTGTCGTTCTTCAGAAAAGACGCGGAGCGCCCGTGCTTCAGCCGACCACCGCGAGCACGTCGCTCTCGCGGAGGATCAGGTACTGCTCGTTGTCGACGGTCACCTCGGTGCCGCTGTACTTCCCGTACAGCACCTTGTCGCCGACCTTCAGCTCCATGTCGATGCGCTTGCCCTCGTCGGAGAGCTTGCCGGGGCCGACCGCCACCACCTCGCCCTGCTGCGGCTTTTCCTTGGCGGTGTCGGGAATGTACAGCCCGCCGCGCATCGTCTCCGCCTCCTCCAGCGCCTTCACGACGACGCGGTCCGCCAGCGGCCTCACCTTGACCTCGGTCGCGGTTGCCATGGATCGAGCCTCCCGTTGTTGGATGATTCCGTATGTGTCCCGCTTGTTAGCACTCACTCTCGTGGAGTGCTAACGACAACGCCAAAATACATCGTGGCCCGGCGCCGTGCAAGCGGGGGCGTGTGCCCGTCTGGATGCCCGGGGGAGAGACAAACCGCGTGCCGCCGCGAGCTTGTCAGATTGGCGCAGAACCGTGCCGCCAAGTGGGTGGCGACTGTCAGACCGGCGGCTGA
Protein-coding regions in this window:
- the groL gene encoding chaperonin GroEL (60 kDa chaperone family; promotes refolding of misfolded polypeptides especially under stressful conditions; forms two stacked rings of heptamers to form a barrel-shaped 14mer; ends can be capped by GroES; misfolded proteins enter the barrel where they are refolded when GroES binds) translates to MAAKELTFGVDARAALKKGVDQLAEAVKVTLGPKGRNVVIDRKFGSPLITKDGVTVAKEVELDHPIENMGAQMVKEVATKTSDLAGDGTTTATVLAQAVFREGLKNVTAGANPMSLKRGIDKAVEKVIAELKAMSVETAGKREIAQVGTISANSDEEIGNLIADAMEKVGKDGVITVEEAKGLETTLETVEGMQFDRGYLSPYFITDPDRMEAVLEDALILIHDKKISSMKDLLPVLEKVAQMGRPLLIIAEDVEGEALATLVVNKLRGTLKVCAVKAPGFGDRRKAMLQDIAVLTGGQVISEEVGFKLENAVLSDLGRAKRIVVDKDNTTLVDGAGQGEAIQGRIKEIRAAIDKSTSDYDREKLQERLAKLAGGVAVINVGAATETEMKEKKARVEDALHATRAAVEEGIVPGGGVALLRAQAALKEVRLDDDDENIGVRIVERALEEPIRQIVQNAGVEGSIVVAKVRENENRNFGYNARTDEYEDLVQSGVIDPTKVTRTALQNAASIAGLLLTTESVVVERPEKEKAPAMPGGGGMGDMY
- the groES gene encoding co-chaperone GroES; its protein translation is MATATEVKVRPLADRVVVKALEEAETMRGGLYIPDTAKEKPQQGEVVAVGPGKLSDEGKRIDMELKVGDKVLYGKYSGTEVTVDNEQYLILRESDVLAVVG